Proteins encoded in a region of the Mycolicibacterium duvalii genome:
- the groES gene encoding co-chaperone GroES: MASVNIKPLEDKILVQANEAETTTASGLVIPDTAKEKPQEGTVVAVGPGRWDEDGEKRIPLDVSEGDVVIYSKYGGTEIKYNGEEYLILSARDVLAVVSK, encoded by the coding sequence GTGGCGAGCGTGAACATCAAGCCACTCGAGGACAAGATCCTCGTTCAGGCCAATGAGGCCGAGACCACGACCGCTTCCGGTCTGGTCATCCCCGACACCGCCAAGGAGAAGCCGCAGGAAGGCACCGTCGTCGCAGTTGGCCCCGGCCGCTGGGATGAGGACGGCGAGAAGCGGATTCCTCTGGACGTGTCGGAGGGCGACGTCGTCATCTACAGCAAGTACGGCGGTACCGAGATCAAGTACAACGGCGAGGAGTACCTGATCCTGTCGGCCCGCGACGTGCTGGCTGTCGTCTCCAAGTAA
- a CDS encoding NAD(P)-dependent alcohol dehydrogenase: MKALRLMDWKSEPELVVVPKPTPGPGQVVVKVGGAGACHSDLHLMHDFEPGMMPWTTPFTLGHENAGWVDSVGEGVDTVAEGDAVAVYGPWGCGRCERCRAGAENYCENPAAAPVISGGGGLGLDGGMAEYLLVPADRLLVKLPESLAPATAAALTDAGLTPYHAIRRSWPKMTPTSTVVVIGVGGLGHLGLQLVKATTSTRVIAVDNRREALDLATEMGADEVVVSDDTAVDAIRDLTGGRGADVLLDFVGAEATIELARAAARPLGDVTIVGIAGGSVPLSFFSQPYEVSIQTTYWGSRPELTELLELAARGLVHVESTTYSLDDAAQAYRDLAAGKVRGRAVVVP, from the coding sequence ATGAAGGCCTTGAGACTGATGGACTGGAAGAGCGAGCCGGAACTGGTGGTGGTCCCCAAACCCACTCCCGGGCCAGGGCAGGTCGTGGTCAAGGTCGGCGGCGCGGGCGCGTGCCACTCCGACCTGCATCTGATGCACGACTTCGAGCCCGGGATGATGCCGTGGACCACACCGTTCACGCTCGGCCATGAGAATGCCGGCTGGGTCGACTCGGTGGGCGAGGGGGTTGACACCGTCGCCGAAGGCGACGCGGTCGCGGTGTACGGGCCGTGGGGCTGTGGCCGATGCGAGCGGTGCCGGGCCGGCGCGGAGAACTACTGCGAGAATCCGGCCGCGGCACCCGTCATCAGCGGCGGCGGCGGACTCGGCCTGGACGGCGGCATGGCCGAATATCTTCTGGTCCCGGCTGACCGGTTGCTGGTCAAGCTCCCCGAGTCGCTGGCTCCGGCGACCGCGGCGGCGCTCACCGACGCCGGCCTGACGCCTTACCACGCGATCCGGCGGTCCTGGCCGAAGATGACGCCAACATCGACCGTGGTGGTGATCGGCGTCGGCGGGCTCGGGCATCTGGGGCTGCAACTGGTCAAGGCGACCACGTCGACGCGGGTGATCGCCGTCGACAACCGCCGCGAGGCGCTGGATCTGGCCACCGAGATGGGCGCCGATGAGGTGGTCGTGTCCGACGACACGGCCGTCGACGCGATCCGCGATCTCACCGGCGGGCGCGGCGCCGACGTGCTGCTCGATTTCGTGGGCGCAGAGGCCACCATCGAACTCGCCCGGGCGGCCGCCCGCCCGCTCGGCGACGTGACGATCGTCGGCATCGCCGGCGGCTCGGTGCCGCTGTCGTTTTTCTCGCAGCCCTATGAGGTGAGCATCCAGACGACGTACTGGGGGTCCCGACCGGAGCTCACGGAGCTGTTGGAGCTGGCGGCGCGGGGCCTGGTGCACGTCGAGTCGACGACCTACTCCCTCGACGACGCCGCGCAGGCATACCGCGACCTGGCCGCCGGCAAGGTGCGCGGCCGCGCCGTCGTGGTGCCCTGA
- the groL gene encoding chaperonin GroEL (60 kDa chaperone family; promotes refolding of misfolded polypeptides especially under stressful conditions; forms two stacked rings of heptamers to form a barrel-shaped 14mer; ends can be capped by GroES; misfolded proteins enter the barrel where they are refolded when GroES binds) translates to MSKQIEFNETARRAMEAGVDKLADAVKVTLGPRGRFVVLSKSWGGPTVTNDGVTIARDIDLEDRFENLGAQLVKSVATKTNDVAGDGTTTATVLAQAMIKAGLRNVAAGANPIALGAGIAKAADTVSEALLSAATPVDDKNGIAQVATVSSRDAKVGQLVGEAMTTVGTDGVVTVEESSTLETELEITEGVGFDKGFLSAYFVTDFDTQQAVLEDALVLLHREKISSLPELLPLLEKVAEAGKPLLIVAEDVEGEPLSTLVVNAIRKTLKAVAVKAPFFGDRRKAFLDDLAVVTGGQVVNPDVGLVLREVGLEVLGTARRVVVDKDSTVIVDGGGTQDAIDARKAQLRAEIEASDSDWDREKLEERLAKLAGGVAVIRVGAATETDLKKRKEAVEDAVAAAKAAVEEGIVVGGGAALVQARGALDKLRETVSGDERLGVDVFAQALSSPLYWIATNAGLDGSVVVNKVSELPAGQGFNAATMEFGDLAADGVVDPVKVTRSAVVNAASVARMVLTTETAVVEKPAEEEDQGHGHHHGHAH, encoded by the coding sequence ATGAGCAAACAGATTGAGTTCAACGAGACCGCGCGTCGCGCCATGGAGGCGGGCGTCGACAAGCTCGCTGACGCAGTCAAGGTGACCCTCGGTCCCCGCGGCCGGTTCGTCGTGCTCTCCAAGTCGTGGGGCGGCCCGACGGTCACCAACGACGGCGTGACGATCGCGCGTGACATCGACCTGGAGGATCGGTTCGAGAACCTGGGCGCCCAGCTGGTCAAGTCGGTGGCGACCAAGACCAACGACGTGGCCGGCGACGGCACCACCACCGCCACCGTGCTCGCGCAGGCCATGATCAAGGCCGGCCTGCGCAACGTCGCGGCGGGTGCCAATCCGATCGCGCTGGGCGCCGGCATCGCCAAGGCCGCCGACACCGTGTCGGAGGCTCTGCTGTCGGCCGCCACCCCCGTCGATGACAAGAACGGCATCGCACAGGTCGCGACGGTGTCTTCCCGCGACGCCAAGGTGGGCCAGCTGGTCGGCGAGGCCATGACCACCGTCGGCACCGACGGTGTGGTCACCGTCGAGGAGTCCTCGACGCTCGAGACCGAGTTGGAGATCACCGAGGGCGTTGGCTTCGACAAGGGCTTCCTGTCGGCCTACTTCGTCACCGATTTCGACACCCAGCAAGCGGTTCTCGAGGACGCCCTGGTACTGCTGCATCGCGAGAAGATCAGCTCGCTGCCCGAACTGCTGCCGCTGCTCGAGAAGGTTGCCGAGGCCGGCAAGCCGCTGCTGATCGTGGCCGAGGACGTCGAGGGTGAGCCGCTGTCGACCCTGGTGGTCAACGCGATCCGCAAGACGCTCAAGGCCGTCGCGGTCAAGGCGCCGTTCTTCGGGGACCGCCGCAAGGCGTTCCTCGACGACCTGGCGGTCGTCACCGGCGGACAGGTGGTCAACCCCGACGTCGGCCTGGTGCTGCGCGAGGTCGGCCTGGAGGTGCTGGGCACCGCGCGGCGCGTCGTCGTCGACAAGGACAGCACGGTCATCGTCGACGGTGGCGGCACCCAGGACGCGATCGATGCCCGCAAGGCACAACTGCGGGCCGAGATCGAAGCCTCGGATTCCGACTGGGACCGCGAGAAGCTCGAGGAGCGGCTGGCCAAGCTGGCCGGCGGCGTCGCGGTGATCCGGGTCGGCGCGGCCACCGAGACCGACCTGAAGAAGCGCAAGGAAGCCGTCGAGGATGCGGTCGCCGCGGCCAAGGCCGCCGTGGAAGAGGGCATCGTCGTCGGCGGTGGAGCTGCGCTGGTACAGGCGCGTGGTGCGCTCGACAAGCTGCGCGAGACGGTGTCGGGAGACGAGCGGCTGGGCGTCGATGTGTTCGCGCAGGCGCTGTCGTCCCCGCTGTACTGGATCGCGACCAACGCCGGGCTTGACGGCTCCGTCGTGGTGAACAAGGTCTCCGAGCTGCCGGCCGGCCAGGGCTTCAACGCCGCGACCATGGAGTTCGGTGATCTGGCAGCCGACGGGGTCGTCGACCCCGTGAAGGTGACCCGCTCCGCGGTGGTCAACGCCGCGTCGGTCGCCCGGATGGTGCTGACCACCGAGACCGCGGTCGTCGAGAAGCCGGCCGAGGAAGAGGATCAGGGCCACGGCCACCACCACGGCCACGCGCACTGA
- a CDS encoding DUF4352 domain-containing protein, with protein MSSPGRYPAHDSAPTDTHSAVDEAAPPPVGRRRKGMSAGTKVALGVGAAALVLAAIGVVDSIGRDEPSTANGSSSTAPTVVSAPPSTAEGSEPDMPAPAGSAVRDGKFEFHVLGTERWTTPIGDSFGVQAPKGEFFTVKLRVTNIGANARSFSAANQKLIIDGEEYKATGAGDGGWLEDITPGVSAEARVTFDIPADAQPQAIELHDSILSGGTLLAL; from the coding sequence ATGAGTTCCCCCGGCCGGTACCCCGCGCACGACAGCGCCCCGACCGACACCCACTCCGCAGTCGACGAGGCGGCACCTCCACCGGTCGGCCGGCGCCGGAAGGGGATGTCGGCAGGGACGAAGGTTGCTCTCGGGGTGGGAGCCGCAGCGCTGGTCTTGGCCGCCATCGGCGTCGTCGACAGCATCGGACGTGACGAGCCGAGCACCGCGAACGGGTCCAGTTCGACCGCGCCGACGGTGGTGTCAGCCCCGCCGTCGACAGCGGAAGGATCTGAGCCCGATATGCCCGCGCCGGCCGGGTCGGCGGTTCGCGACGGCAAATTCGAGTTCCACGTGCTCGGCACCGAACGATGGACGACGCCGATCGGCGACAGCTTCGGCGTCCAGGCCCCCAAGGGCGAGTTCTTCACCGTCAAACTGCGCGTGACAAACATCGGTGCCAATGCTCGAAGCTTCTCTGCGGCCAATCAGAAGCTGATCATCGACGGCGAGGAGTACAAAGCCACCGGTGCCGGGGACGGCGGCTGGTTGGAGGACATCACGCCCGGAGTCAGCGCGGAGGCGCGGGTGACGTTCGACATCCCGGCGGACGCGCAGCCTCAGGCGATCGAGTTGCACGACTCGATCCTCTCCGGAGGAACGCTGCTCGCGCTGTGA
- a CDS encoding nitroreductase family deazaflavin-dependent oxidoreductase — protein sequence MSGSTLNGISRVDPRSGRPGWKRAILRAAATKPGTALHRMVAARLDKPLMKVTGGRVTLGAGAVPVAILTSIGARTGKCRETPVTYFTDGDDVILMASNYGGDHHPGWFYNLLANPECELHIGPRGGRFTARETHGVDRDQLFALAVELYSGYGRYAQRTEGVRTIRVLRLTPSG from the coding sequence ATGTCCGGCTCCACTCTCAACGGAATTTCCCGCGTCGACCCGCGCTCCGGTCGTCCGGGTTGGAAACGTGCGATCTTGCGGGCCGCCGCCACCAAGCCGGGTACGGCGCTGCACCGCATGGTCGCCGCACGGCTGGACAAGCCGCTCATGAAGGTGACCGGCGGGCGCGTGACTCTGGGGGCCGGCGCGGTGCCGGTGGCGATTCTGACGTCGATCGGCGCACGGACCGGTAAGTGTCGCGAAACGCCCGTCACCTATTTCACCGACGGTGACGACGTGATCCTGATGGCGTCGAACTACGGCGGAGACCATCACCCTGGGTGGTTCTACAACCTTCTCGCCAATCCGGAATGCGAACTGCACATCGGGCCGCGGGGCGGTCGATTCACGGCACGGGAGACCCACGGGGTCGATCGGGATCAGCTGTTCGCGCTCGCCGTCGAGCTCTACTCCGGCTACGGCAGGTACGCGCAGCGGACTGAAGGCGTACGGACGATCCGGGTGCTGCGGCTGACGCCGTCCGGCTGA